The Nitrospinota bacterium genome includes a region encoding these proteins:
- the tsaD gene encoding tRNA (adenosine(37)-N6)-threonylcarbamoyltransferase complex transferase subunit TsaD: MYPYHIWLGEDMLILGIETSCDETAASVIEDGYKIKSNIISSQFDVHEKYGGIVPELACRKHIENIDIVISAALNESQVSLKDIDLIAVTHGPGLIGSLLVGLSTAKGMAYALNKPLVGINHIEGHIYANFLEEPKTPLPSIALVVSGGHTELYVIKKHCEYKLIGRTRDDAAGEAFDKVAKMLKLGFPGGPIIENLARKGNPNHIEFPRALMSKDSFDFSFSGLKTAVSYYIKKNKNFVLEDVAASFQEALIDVLVTKTIKASIKEGIKDIILAGGVASNNLLRKEMLKKAMEKELRIHIPKPLLCTDNAAMVACAGYYRFKDKDFDKDSFFDFLDLDAVANLRLV, from the coding sequence TTGTACCCATATCACATCTGGTTAGGTGAAGACATGTTAATCCTTGGAATAGAAACATCATGTGATGAGACAGCCGCTTCTGTGATTGAAGACGGCTATAAGATCAAGTCAAATATTATATCCTCTCAGTTTGATGTTCATGAAAAATATGGAGGTATTGTTCCTGAACTGGCTTGCAGGAAGCATATCGAGAATATAGATATCGTCATATCTGCTGCTCTCAATGAATCTCAAGTCTCTTTAAAAGATATTGATCTTATCGCTGTTACTCATGGTCCTGGATTGATTGGTTCATTACTGGTTGGCCTATCTACAGCAAAGGGTATGGCCTATGCCCTTAACAAACCTTTGGTTGGAATAAACCATATAGAGGGCCACATCTATGCTAATTTTTTAGAAGAACCAAAAACACCTCTTCCCTCTATTGCTCTGGTAGTTTCAGGCGGTCATACAGAACTCTATGTTATTAAGAAACACTGTGAATATAAATTAATAGGAAGGACAAGGGATGATGCCGCTGGAGAAGCCTTTGATAAGGTAGCCAAGATGTTGAAATTGGGATTTCCGGGTGGTCCTATTATTGAAAATTTGGCAAGAAAAGGAAATCCCAACCATATTGAATTTCCAAGGGCCCTGATGTCAAAAGACTCCTTTGATTTTAGTTTTAGCGGCCTCAAGACAGCTGTATCGTACTATATTAAAAAAAATAAGAATTTTGTTCTTGAAGATGTTGCTGCCAGCTTTCAAGAAGCACTTATTGATGTCCTCGTAACCAAAACAATAAAGGCATCTATAAAAGAAGGGATAAAAGATATTATCCTTGCAGGAGGAGTTGCTTCTAACAATCTCTTGAGAAAAGAGATGCTAAAAAAAGCAATGGAAAAAGAACTAAGAATTCATATCCCGAAACCTCTTTTATGTACAGACAATGCTGCAATGGTCGCCTGTGCAGGATACTATCGTTTTAAAGACAAAGATTTTGATAAAGATTCCTTCTTTGACTTTTTAGATTTAGATGCTGTTGCAAATCTAAGATTAGTATGA
- the dusB gene encoding tRNA dihydrouridine synthase DusB: MKTLQIGNIKLKNNLVLAPISGMTDTTFRSLVKEFGCSLVCSGLISSEALIRNHPKTFELLKYEESEHPLAIQIFGSNPSVLAEAAKIIEFKGADIVDINMGCSIKKVLKTHSGSFLLKNLNKAKTIFQKVVDSVSIPVTIKIRAGWDKISINAIEIAKMAEDSGISAVTIHGRTANQGFEEKSDWKIIKDVKEHLHIPVIGNGDVKSPMDADKMVEETRCDGIMIGREALGNPWIFSDILYYRETGKIPLPPSGKERCEIILKHLLRLIKSKGEKRAIKEMRKHIFWYTKGLPHASKFRAKINRIEEEEILKGEIERYFSEILNE, translated from the coding sequence ATGAAAACACTTCAAATCGGGAATATTAAACTCAAAAACAACCTCGTTTTAGCCCCTATTTCTGGAATGACCGATACGACTTTTAGATCCCTTGTAAAAGAATTTGGATGCAGCCTTGTTTGTTCAGGACTAATAAGTAGTGAAGCCCTGATAAGAAACCATCCGAAAACATTCGAATTATTAAAATATGAAGAGAGTGAGCATCCCTTGGCAATCCAGATATTCGGTTCAAACCCATCGGTTCTGGCTGAGGCAGCAAAGATTATTGAATTTAAAGGGGCTGATATTGTAGATATTAATATGGGTTGTTCTATAAAGAAGGTTTTGAAGACCCATTCTGGTTCTTTTCTTTTAAAAAATCTAAATAAGGCAAAAACGATTTTTCAAAAGGTGGTGGATTCTGTTAGCATCCCGGTCACGATAAAGATAAGAGCGGGATGGGATAAAATCTCTATTAATGCGATAGAAATTGCAAAAATGGCTGAAGATTCCGGAATCTCAGCGGTAACCATTCATGGGCGAACAGCAAATCAGGGTTTTGAGGAAAAATCAGACTGGAAAATCATTAAAGATGTTAAAGAACATCTCCATATTCCTGTAATAGGAAACGGGGATGTGAAGAGCCCTATGGACGCTGATAAAATGGTTGAAGAAACAAGGTGCGATGGGATCATGATTGGAAGAGAAGCCCTAGGAAATCCATGGATATTCTCCGATATTCTCTATTATAGAGAAACAGGCAAAATTCCTCTTCCCCCATCAGGAAAAGAGAGGTGTGAAATCATTCTGAAACATCTCTTAAGACTCATCAAATCCAAAGGTGAAAAAAGGGCGATAAAGGAGATGAGAAAACATATCTTCTGGTATACAAAAGGCCTCCCTCATGCTTCAAAATTCAGAGCCAAAATAAACAGAATTGAAGAAGAAGAAATTTTGAAAGGAGAGATTGAAAGATATTTCTCAGAAATTCTCAATGAATAA